The genome window TCACTGAAATGCTGGACCCGTGCATGAACTGGAAGCACGTTGAAGAGATGGTGAAGATCTGGGACGGTCAGTTCTGCCTCAAGGGTGTGATGAGCGTCGATGATGCGCGCAAGGCGGTGGATGTCGGCTGTACGGGCATCGTCCTGTCCAATCACGGCGGACGGCAGCTTGACGGTTCGCGCACGCCGTTCGACCAACTGGCCGAGGTGGTCGATGCGGTCGGGGACAAGATCGACGTTCTGATGGACAGCGGCGTGCAGCGCGGCACGCATGTCCTTAAGGCGCTATCCCTCGGCGCCAAGGCGGTCGGGGGCGGCCGGTTCTACCTGTTCCCGCTGGCGGCGGCCGGACAGCCCGGTGTCGAACGGGCGCTGGAACTGATGCGGGCGGAAATCGTCCGCGACATGCGGCTGATGGGCTGCCGATCCGTCGCCGATCTTTCGCGGAAGAACCTGCGCTTCAGATAGGCTGTACCGATCCGGTGGTCCCCTTCGGCCTCGTCTCGCCGGCAGGCCTTCAGGTCTTGGGTCCCGCCGTACGCGGATCTGGATGCCGGGACGCCCAATGCCGGGCGATGTCGTCACGCCGGGCAATCCAGACATGTTCGTGGGAAAGGACATAGTCGAAGATCCGGTGCAGGGCGCCGATCCGACCCGGCCGGCCCAGCAGGCGCGCATGCAGCCCGACGGTCAGCATCTTGGGTCGTTCCGCGCCCTCCCGGTACAGCGTGTCGAATGTGTCGCGGAAATAGGTCACGAACTCGTCCCCAACGACATAGCCCCCGCCGTCCCGGGCGAAACGGGAATCGTTGGTGTCCAGCGAGTAGGGTACCATCAGCAGCCCTGGATGGTCCGGCGACCAATAGGGCAGATCGTCATTGTAGACATCGGATGTGTAGAGGAAGCTGCCGGCCTCAATCACCAGTGGGATCGTGTTCACTGACGGCAGCCCCGCATAATAGCCCAGCGGTTTTTCGCCGGTCAGGGCTTCGATCTGGGCGATGGACTTGGCGATGCAGGCGCGTTCCTCCTCGACTGTCAGCGTCGAGTAGTCGATCCAGCGCCAGCCGTGCGGATGCAGGTCGAAGCCGGCATCGATCATCGCCTTCAGCGCCAGCGGATTATGTTCCGCCGCGCGTCCGACCAGATTCACCGTGCCTTTCAGACCGCGATCGGTGAAGGCGCGCAGGATGCGCCAATAGCCAACCCGGGCGCCGTATTCATAGGAATGTTCGATATT of Alphaproteobacteria bacterium contains these proteins:
- a CDS encoding polysaccharide deacetylase family protein; this translates as MTETFGQSRDFIGYADDPPFADWPGGARIAVNFCLNYEEGGERSIMEGDSQSETRISDVTVSPKIGGRELNIEHSYEYGARVGYWRILRAFTDRGLKGTVNLVGRAAEHNPLALKAMIDAGFDLHPHGWRWIDYSTLTVEEERACIAKSIAQIEALTGEKPLGYYAGLPSVNTIPLVIEAGSFLYTSDVYNDDLPYWSPDHPGLLMVPYSLDTNDSRFARDGGGYVVGDEFVTYFRDTFDTLYREGAERPKMLTVGLHARLLGRPGRIGALHRIFDYVLSHEHVWIARRDDIARHWASRHPDPRTAGPKT